One window of the Conexibacter sp. SYSU D00693 genome contains the following:
- a CDS encoding bifunctional UDP-sugar hydrolase/5'-nucleotidase, with protein MSHRSRCAVAALLASLACAAPAAAAPGDVDVQLLGINDLHGHLEPNTPGQIQLTTDPASRVTAGGVEYLATHVRRLEAGKRNSMVVSAGDLIGASPLVSSLFHDEPTIEAMNLLGLDLNAVGNHEFDEGAAELKRMQKGGCHPVDGCFGGDGFRGADFRFLAANVVDDRTGKPFFPAYAIRRFEGVDVGFIGMTLEGTPDIVSQAGIKGLRFLDEADTANRYARELRRVHGVKAVVVLLHEGGAQAAPFGVNDCNGISGPIVDIVERTVDDVDLFVTGHTHNPYTCVVDGRPVTSAASFGRLVTDIDVTLNKKTEDVVSVRANNLPITQDVPRASDLTSLVQRYQALAKPLAERLIGRISGGFDRTADDSGESTMGNAIADAQLAATDDEAGAVAAFMNPGGVRSDLAGDGTVTYGEAFTVQPFGNSLVTLTLTGQQLLDVLEQQWCDQTAPRILLASSTVRYTWDASDAAAAIGKPCDQTTNPVRDLTIGGQAVTPGATYRITVNSFLADGGDRFFALRLGTDRTGGPLDLDALESYLLPTLTGTPLAPPALDRLTRVA; from the coding sequence ATGTCCCACCGCTCCCGCTGCGCCGTCGCGGCGCTGCTGGCGTCCCTCGCCTGCGCGGCCCCCGCCGCGGCCGCCCCCGGCGACGTCGACGTCCAGCTGCTCGGCATCAACGACCTCCACGGCCACCTCGAGCCGAACACGCCCGGCCAGATCCAGCTGACGACGGACCCCGCGTCGCGCGTCACCGCCGGCGGCGTGGAGTACCTCGCCACCCACGTCCGGCGCCTGGAGGCCGGCAAGCGCAACTCGATGGTCGTCTCCGCGGGCGACCTCATCGGCGCCAGCCCGCTGGTCTCCTCGCTCTTCCACGACGAGCCGACGATCGAGGCGATGAACCTCCTCGGGCTCGACCTCAACGCCGTGGGCAACCACGAGTTCGACGAGGGCGCGGCCGAGCTCAAGCGCATGCAGAAGGGCGGGTGCCACCCGGTCGACGGCTGCTTCGGCGGTGACGGCTTCCGCGGCGCGGACTTCCGCTTCCTCGCCGCGAACGTCGTGGACGACAGGACGGGCAAGCCGTTCTTCCCTGCCTACGCCATCCGGCGCTTCGAGGGCGTCGACGTCGGCTTCATCGGGATGACCCTCGAGGGCACGCCCGACATCGTCAGCCAGGCCGGCATCAAGGGCCTGCGCTTCCTCGACGAGGCCGACACCGCGAACCGGTACGCCCGGGAGCTGCGCCGCGTCCACGGCGTCAAGGCCGTCGTCGTCCTGCTGCACGAGGGCGGCGCCCAGGCCGCGCCGTTCGGCGTGAACGACTGCAACGGCATCTCGGGGCCGATCGTCGACATCGTGGAGCGCACCGTCGACGACGTCGACCTCTTCGTGACCGGCCACACGCACAACCCCTACACCTGCGTCGTCGACGGCCGCCCGGTCACGAGCGCGGCGTCCTTCGGCCGGCTCGTCACCGACATCGACGTCACGCTGAACAAGAAGACCGAGGACGTCGTGAGCGTGCGGGCCAACAACCTGCCGATCACCCAGGACGTCCCGCGCGCCAGCGACCTGACGAGCCTGGTGCAGCGCTACCAGGCGCTGGCCAAGCCGCTGGCAGAGCGGCTCATCGGCCGCATCAGCGGCGGCTTCGACCGCACCGCCGACGACAGCGGCGAGAGCACCATGGGCAACGCGATCGCCGACGCCCAGCTGGCCGCCACCGACGACGAGGCCGGCGCCGTGGCGGCGTTCATGAACCCCGGCGGCGTGCGCAGCGACCTCGCCGGCGACGGCACCGTGACCTACGGCGAGGCGTTCACGGTCCAGCCCTTCGGCAACTCGCTCGTGACGCTGACCCTGACCGGCCAGCAGCTGCTCGACGTCCTCGAGCAGCAGTGGTGCGACCAGACGGCGCCGCGGATCCTGCTGGCCTCCTCGACGGTCCGCTACACGTGGGACGCCAGCGACGCGGCCGCCGCGATCGGCAAGCCGTGCGACCAGACGACCAACCCGGTGCGCGACCTGACGATCGGCGGCCAGGCGGTCACGCCGGGCGCCACCTACCGGATCACGGTCAACTCGTTCCTGGCCGACGGGGGCGACCGCTTCTTCGCCCTGCGGCTGGGCACGGACCGCACGGGCGGCCCGCTGGACCTCGACGCCCTCGAGTCCTACCTGCTGCCCACGCTGACCGGCACGCCCCTGGCGCCGCCGGCACTCGACCGCCTGACGCGGGTGGCCTAG
- a CDS encoding HD domain-containing protein, giving the protein MPQTGNVLPSFLDDLPVAQAAARFAAEQHRGQRRSSDAAPFILHPFEVASLLRGRGFDDEVVAAGLLHDLVEDTPATLDEVCRRFGKRVGDIVAALTEDATIEDHAARKAALRRQVAGASPEALAVYAADKVAKARELRAEASHDPAGLGAESARLRLDHYRESLTLLEQAVPELPLVAQLRFEVWALEHLPPERGGET; this is encoded by the coding sequence GTGCCGCAGACCGGCAACGTCCTGCCGTCGTTCCTCGACGACCTGCCGGTCGCGCAGGCGGCGGCGCGCTTCGCGGCCGAGCAGCACCGCGGGCAGCGCCGGTCCTCGGACGCCGCGCCGTTCATCCTGCACCCGTTCGAGGTCGCGTCGCTGCTGCGCGGCCGCGGCTTCGACGACGAGGTCGTGGCCGCCGGGCTCCTGCACGACCTCGTCGAGGACACGCCGGCGACGCTCGACGAGGTCTGCCGGCGCTTCGGCAAGCGCGTCGGCGACATCGTCGCCGCGCTGACGGAGGACGCGACGATCGAGGACCACGCCGCCCGCAAGGCGGCCCTGCGCCGGCAGGTCGCCGGCGCCTCGCCGGAGGCCCTTGCGGTCTACGCCGCGGACAAGGTCGCCAAGGCGCGCGAGCTGCGGGCCGAGGCCTCGCACGACCCCGCGGGGCTGGGGGCCGAGAGCGCCCGGCTGCGCCTGGACCACTACCGCGAGAGCCTGACGCTGCTCGAGCAGGCGGTGCCCGAGCTGCCGCTGGTCGCGCAGCTGCGCTTCGAGGTCTGGGCGCTCGAGCACCTGCCGCCCGAACGCGGCGGTGAAACCTGA
- a CDS encoding PhoX family phosphatase, with translation MSTSRRAFIRGLAAAGASTYAAGALPGRGPAEHLFGSGLAEAAAAPGPFSAFQAIAPSSADALVVPEGFSARTLIRWGDEFRDARGRKLPFGFNNDFLAWFPLRGSREGLLFVNHEYPDPFFLHGRLKADTGPKTADAIAVEQESVGNSVLHLRRTSKGHYAIVDRSRYHRRITGNSPVCRFTGPLRGTKEVGTRALGSLANCSGGITPWGTALSCEENFQDYGVLADGGYGWGGEYVKDGVAKYGWVVETDPYDPGSTPRKHTALGRFRHENTAFRQKRGKPFVLYMGDDARNEGVYKFVSDRAFKRGDTRGNRKVLEAGTLYVARWEPEGRRRFAAKDDRTPVTATQGTGRWTKVEDEELVDTATRLRARLGKDEWEAHYATNRPEDLEIASDGRVFIALTNNSTVNDSHGAIRVLTESGGDPAALEFTWADYAAGGPTGRGAGEEGFSSCDNLVFDKAGNLWVLTDISSASLGKGEYAFHQNNAVFMVPTRGPNAGVAFRFASMPTEAEGTGPYFTPDERTFFMSVQHPGEETGTRAEARYGDPTTYTSWWPEGSRTEARNPATPRPSIVQVRRTA, from the coding sequence ATGAGCACCTCCCGCCGCGCCTTCATCCGCGGCCTCGCCGCCGCCGGCGCCAGCACCTACGCCGCCGGCGCCCTGCCGGGGCGCGGTCCGGCCGAGCACCTCTTCGGCAGCGGCCTCGCCGAGGCGGCCGCGGCGCCCGGCCCGTTCAGCGCGTTCCAGGCGATCGCGCCCTCGTCGGCCGACGCGCTCGTCGTCCCCGAGGGCTTCAGCGCCCGCACGCTCATCCGCTGGGGCGACGAGTTCCGCGACGCGCGCGGGCGCAAGCTCCCCTTCGGGTTCAACAACGACTTCCTGGCCTGGTTCCCGCTGCGCGGCTCGCGCGAGGGGCTGCTCTTCGTCAACCACGAGTACCCCGACCCGTTCTTCCTCCACGGCCGGCTCAAGGCCGACACCGGGCCGAAGACCGCCGACGCGATCGCGGTCGAGCAGGAGTCGGTGGGCAACTCCGTCCTGCACCTGCGGCGCACGAGCAAGGGCCACTACGCGATCGTCGACCGCTCGCGCTACCACCGGCGCATCACCGGCAACTCGCCCGTGTGCCGCTTCACCGGCCCGCTGCGCGGCACCAAGGAGGTCGGCACCCGCGCGCTCGGGTCGCTGGCCAACTGCTCGGGCGGCATCACGCCGTGGGGCACGGCGCTGTCGTGCGAGGAGAACTTCCAGGACTACGGCGTGCTGGCCGACGGCGGCTACGGCTGGGGCGGCGAGTACGTCAAGGACGGCGTCGCCAAGTACGGCTGGGTCGTGGAGACCGACCCGTACGACCCGGGGAGCACGCCGCGCAAGCACACGGCGCTCGGGCGCTTCCGCCACGAGAACACCGCCTTCCGCCAGAAGCGCGGCAAGCCGTTCGTCCTCTACATGGGCGACGACGCGCGCAACGAGGGCGTCTACAAGTTCGTCTCCGACCGCGCCTTCAAGCGCGGCGACACCCGCGGCAACCGCAAGGTCCTCGAGGCGGGGACGCTGTACGTCGCGCGCTGGGAGCCCGAGGGGCGCCGGCGCTTCGCCGCCAAGGACGACAGGACCCCCGTCACCGCGACGCAGGGCACGGGGCGCTGGACGAAGGTGGAGGACGAGGAGCTCGTCGACACCGCGACGCGGCTGCGCGCCCGCCTGGGCAAGGACGAGTGGGAGGCCCACTACGCCACGAACCGCCCGGAGGACCTCGAGATCGCCTCCGACGGCCGCGTGTTCATCGCCCTGACGAACAACTCGACGGTCAACGACTCCCACGGCGCGATCCGCGTGCTCACCGAGTCCGGCGGCGACCCCGCGGCGCTCGAGTTCACCTGGGCCGACTACGCGGCGGGCGGGCCGACCGGCCGCGGCGCCGGCGAGGAGGGCTTCTCGAGCTGCGACAACCTCGTCTTCGACAAGGCGGGCAACCTGTGGGTGCTGACCGACATCTCGTCGGCCTCGCTCGGCAAGGGCGAGTACGCCTTCCACCAGAACAACGCCGTCTTCATGGTCCCCACCCGTGGCCCCAACGCGGGCGTCGCCTTCCGCTTCGCCTCCATGCCGACCGAGGCCGAGGGCACCGGCCCGTACTTCACGCCGGACGAGCGGACGTTCTTCATGAGCGTCCAGCACCCGGGCGAGGAGACGGGGACCAGGGCCGAGGCGCGCTACGGCGACCCCACGACCTACACCTCGTGGTGGCCCGAGGGGTCCAGGACGGAGGCGCGCAACCCGGCGACGCCGCGCCCGAGCATCGTCCAGGTCCGCCGGACCGCCTAG
- a CDS encoding glycerophosphodiester phosphodiesterase family protein yields MRLLVVTALALLAGAAPAWALPSSRVSPLRTDFLDVAHRGASGLAPEHTFAAYDLALALGADVIEQDVAPTADGQLVVLHDDTLDRTTDCTGRPEQKTLAELKRCDAGSWFNERYPSRARPEYVGQRIPTLDEVLTRYGDSVNFYIETKIYENGGELERKTLEALRRHGLEDRAVTDRQVFLQSFLPQHLLRMQAWAPRIPRVFLLQGLLAPVNPVEIAFAQGVGAAGIGPTDVEVTKRFVDDAHAAGLQVHPYTVDEAEDMARLQRLGVDGVFTNRPDVLERRRGLFGAGPSKVLRGRVRSLWRLPASTVAAGPPAGAALAGSLLAGAVAPLPGQPVAGISGIVRDGARGFLVLPDDQWDTPRRAADVQLRVYGVRTAGGRAAVTRTIVLRGPDGTPLTGAQYDPEALARTPDGALWVGEERGPSVLRFTPDGRQTGEPIRLPGLTTPWAQGAWPGNALSPREVGGEAPAKLRPSRGVQGLVWTHGGRRLIALVAGPVIGEADPRTRLLVELDARAMRPTGRRWRFRVAAPGDVAADLARVDDDRVLVVDRDTRGGRDARQKVVLRVDLRRRGVDGHARATPVLDLLELRTAEGRGFAMPFAEVDALTRVPGGVAVANDNDLPFGSARTPGRPDDTEIAVIDPERTLTR; encoded by the coding sequence GTGCGCCTTCTGGTGGTGACCGCCCTTGCGCTGCTGGCCGGGGCCGCACCGGCCTGGGCGTTGCCGTCCTCGCGCGTCTCCCCGCTGCGCACGGACTTCCTCGACGTCGCCCACCGTGGCGCCTCCGGCCTGGCGCCGGAGCACACCTTCGCGGCCTACGACCTCGCGCTCGCCCTCGGCGCCGACGTGATCGAGCAGGACGTCGCGCCCACGGCCGACGGCCAGCTCGTCGTCCTGCACGACGACACACTCGACCGCACCACGGACTGCACCGGGCGCCCGGAGCAGAAGACGCTCGCCGAGCTCAAGCGCTGCGACGCGGGCTCGTGGTTCAACGAGCGCTACCCGAGCCGGGCGCGGCCCGAGTACGTCGGCCAGCGGATCCCGACGCTCGACGAGGTCCTGACCCGCTACGGCGACAGCGTCAACTTCTACATCGAGACGAAGATCTACGAGAACGGCGGGGAGCTCGAGCGCAAGACCCTCGAGGCGCTGCGTCGCCACGGCCTCGAGGACCGCGCCGTCACCGACCGCCAGGTCTTCCTGCAGTCCTTCCTGCCCCAGCACCTGCTGCGGATGCAGGCGTGGGCGCCGCGGATCCCGCGCGTCTTCCTGCTCCAGGGCCTGCTCGCGCCCGTCAACCCGGTCGAGATCGCCTTCGCCCAGGGCGTCGGCGCCGCAGGCATCGGTCCGACGGACGTCGAGGTGACCAAGCGCTTCGTCGACGACGCGCACGCCGCGGGTCTCCAGGTCCACCCGTACACCGTCGACGAGGCCGAGGACATGGCGCGCCTGCAGCGCCTCGGCGTCGACGGCGTCTTCACGAACCGGCCCGACGTCCTCGAGCGCCGGCGCGGCCTCTTCGGCGCCGGACCGTCGAAGGTCCTGCGCGGTCGCGTCCGCAGCCTCTGGCGGCTGCCCGCCTCGACGGTCGCCGCCGGCCCGCCCGCCGGCGCCGCGCTGGCCGGCAGCCTGCTCGCCGGGGCGGTCGCCCCGCTGCCCGGCCAGCCCGTCGCCGGGATCAGCGGCATCGTCCGCGACGGCGCGCGCGGCTTCCTCGTCCTGCCCGACGACCAGTGGGACACGCCCCGGCGCGCCGCCGACGTGCAGCTGCGCGTCTACGGCGTGCGCACCGCGGGAGGCCGTGCCGCGGTCACCCGCACGATCGTCCTGCGCGGCCCCGACGGCACGCCGCTCACCGGGGCGCAGTACGACCCCGAGGCGCTCGCGCGCACGCCCGACGGCGCCCTGTGGGTCGGGGAGGAGCGCGGCCCCTCGGTCCTGCGCTTCACCCCCGACGGCCGCCAGACCGGCGAACCCATCCGCCTGCCCGGCCTCACGACGCCGTGGGCCCAGGGCGCCTGGCCGGGCAACGCGCTGAGCCCGCGCGAGGTCGGCGGCGAGGCGCCCGCGAAGCTGCGCCCCAGCCGCGGCGTCCAGGGCCTCGTGTGGACCCACGGAGGTCGGCGCCTCATCGCCCTCGTCGCCGGCCCGGTGATCGGCGAGGCCGACCCGCGCACCCGCCTGCTCGTCGAGCTCGACGCGCGGGCCATGCGGCCGACGGGCCGGCGCTGGCGCTTCCGCGTCGCAGCCCCCGGCGACGTGGCCGCCGACCTCGCCCGGGTCGACGACGACCGCGTGCTCGTCGTCGACCGCGACACGCGCGGTGGCCGCGACGCGCGCCAGAAGGTCGTCCTGCGCGTGGACCTGCGCAGGCGGGGGGTCGACGGGCACGCGCGGGCGACCCCGGTGCTCGACCTGCTCGAGCTGCGCACCGCCGAGGGCCGCGGCTTCGCGATGCCCTTCGCCGAGGTCGACGCGCTCACCCGCGTCCCCGGCGGCGTCGCCGTGGCCAACGACAACGACCTGCCCTTCGGCTCGGCCCGCACGCCGGGCCGGCCCGACGACACCGAGATCGCCGTCATCGACCCCGAGAGGACCCTGACCCGATGA
- a CDS encoding alpha/beta fold hydrolase translates to MAVALEQHGDGEPLVLVHGLATTRSVWRRVLPLLAHRRVVALDVPGFGASPPAGPGFALADVALRVADAVRDAGVEEPYDLVGHSMGGAVALELAARRPRVVRRLVLVAPAGLRPLPPQVTRASGLAAHRFIAARRRAEALADLPWGRRLLMWPGTADPAALPPGEVRALLTASRGATRTADALATVGSADLREQLRRLPLPVAALWGDGDRIVAPGGMDVVRELRPGAATATVPGAGHIPMVERPAAFVAALEDVLARTSPDGDIAVPAPS, encoded by the coding sequence GTGGCGGTCGCGCTCGAGCAGCACGGGGACGGCGAGCCCCTCGTGCTCGTCCACGGCCTGGCCACGACGCGGTCGGTCTGGCGCCGCGTGCTGCCGCTGCTGGCCCACCGCCGCGTCGTCGCGCTCGACGTGCCGGGCTTCGGCGCCTCACCACCGGCCGGGCCCGGCTTCGCCCTCGCGGACGTCGCCCTGCGCGTCGCCGACGCCGTGCGCGACGCCGGGGTCGAGGAGCCCTACGACCTCGTTGGCCACTCGATGGGCGGGGCGGTCGCGCTGGAGCTCGCGGCGCGCCGGCCGCGCGTGGTGCGCCGCCTCGTGCTCGTGGCGCCGGCGGGCCTGCGCCCCCTGCCGCCGCAGGTCACCCGCGCCTCGGGCCTGGCCGCGCACCGCTTCATCGCGGCCCGCCGTCGCGCCGAGGCCCTGGCCGACCTCCCGTGGGGCCGGCGGCTGCTCATGTGGCCCGGCACCGCGGACCCCGCGGCCCTGCCGCCCGGCGAGGTCCGGGCGCTCCTGACCGCCTCGCGCGGCGCGACCCGCACGGCCGACGCGCTGGCCACCGTCGGCTCGGCCGACCTGCGCGAGCAGCTGCGGCGGCTCCCCCTCCCGGTCGCGGCGCTGTGGGGCGACGGCGACCGCATCGTCGCGCCGGGCGGGATGGACGTCGTGCGCGAGCTGCGCCCCGGCGCGGCCACGGCGACGGTGCCCGGCGCGGGCCACATCCCGATGGTCGAGCGCCCTGCGGCGTTCGTCGCGGCGCTCGAGGACGTGCTGGCGCGCACGTCACCAGATGGCGACATCGCCGTGCCGGCCCCGTCCTAG
- a CDS encoding alpha/beta fold hydrolase — translation MDGLQPSQGLAGTAGRRIAYATFGAHDGVPVFYLHGAIGSPLTCSPGLGDAIEALGLRLVAVQRPGFGRSDPQPGRTLADHAHDLATVADVLGIERFGVLGVSAGGPYAVACAHVLGDRLTAAAAVSSLSPLCRPADVPGLPARVRVALKVLAAAPRAATWAGDRAVALVARHPQLLVRAMTVGAPPADRTNLADGATARAAIAAFLEATGGGLAGLVEDHLVTSRPWGFDLADVQGEVHVWHGMHDAFVPAEHALQLAAALPRCRVALDPGEGHFFFRRRATEVLGALVRRADLPRPLPAA, via the coding sequence ATGGACGGTCTGCAGCCCTCGCAGGGACTGGCCGGCACCGCCGGGCGCCGCATCGCCTACGCGACGTTCGGCGCCCACGACGGCGTCCCGGTCTTCTACCTCCACGGTGCCATCGGCTCGCCGCTGACCTGCAGCCCCGGGCTCGGCGACGCGATCGAGGCGCTCGGCCTCCGGCTCGTCGCCGTCCAGCGACCGGGCTTCGGCCGGTCGGACCCGCAGCCGGGGCGGACCCTGGCCGACCACGCTCACGACCTCGCCACGGTCGCCGACGTGCTGGGCATCGAGCGCTTCGGCGTCCTGGGCGTGTCGGCGGGCGGCCCCTACGCGGTCGCCTGCGCCCACGTGCTCGGCGACCGCCTCACGGCCGCCGCGGCGGTCTCCTCCCTCTCGCCGCTGTGCCGGCCCGCCGACGTGCCGGGGCTGCCCGCCCGCGTGCGCGTTGCGCTGAAGGTCCTGGCCGCCGCGCCGCGCGCGGCCACCTGGGCGGGCGACCGCGCCGTGGCGCTCGTCGCCCGCCACCCGCAGCTCCTCGTGCGGGCGATGACGGTCGGCGCCCCGCCCGCGGACCGCACGAACCTCGCCGACGGCGCGACGGCCCGCGCCGCGATCGCCGCGTTCCTCGAGGCGACCGGCGGTGGCCTGGCCGGCCTCGTCGAGGACCACCTCGTCACCTCCCGCCCCTGGGGATTCGACCTCGCCGACGTGCAGGGCGAGGTCCACGTCTGGCACGGGATGCACGACGCGTTCGTCCCCGCCGAGCACGCCCTACAGCTCGCCGCCGCCCTGCCGCGCTGCCGGGTCGCGCTGGACCCGGGCGAGGGCCACTTCTTCTTCCGCCGGCGGGCGACGGAGGTCCTCGGCGCGCTCGTGCGACGCGCGGACCTCCCCCGCCCGTTGCCCGCGGCCTAG